Genomic segment of bacterium:
TTTGCACTGATTAATAAATCACTTCTTCCAGAAATTTGCCACAGACAGGTGAGTCCTGGTTTAACTTCTAACCTTCTTTTGTGATATTGCGTATAATGAACTACTTCATCAGGTCTTGGTGGACGTGGTCCTACAAAACTCATATCTCCTTTCAAAATATTCCACAATTGAGGTAATTCATCCAGTGATGTCCTACGAAGAAATTTTCCTACACTGGTAATTCTTGGGTCTTTTCTTATTTTAAAGACAGGACCAGGAGTCTCATCCATATGTAAAAATTTATGCCTCTTTCCCTCAGCATCGTAACACATTGAGCGAAATTTAAAGAAGGTAAATTCTTTAAATCCC
This window contains:
- a CDS encoding sugar transferase; translated protein: MEEEGMEKRRYYQIKRFMDVIGALLGLVFLSPLFFIIAILIKLTSRGPVIYKEIRVGKGFKEFTFFKFRSMCYDAEGKRHKFLHMDETPGPVFKIRKDPRITSVGKFLRRTSLDELPQLWNILKGDMSFVGPRPPRPDEVVHYTQYHKRRLEVKPGLTCLWQISGRSDLLISAKEEGRNGFEEWIDMDIKYIDSQSLWLDIKILLKTIPAVISCRGAY